From the Gordonia bronchialis DSM 43247 genome, one window contains:
- the nirD gene encoding nitrite reductase small subunit NirD, which translates to MPATQTSTTGAWIPACPIDDLIVGRGVAVLGPDGVQAALFRIPAVETDREAAPGRTRLYAIGNIDPFGRAAVLSRGLTGDRAGEPTVASPLGKQVFALRTGVCLDDESVSVPSFGVRVIDRVVEVFFPA; encoded by the coding sequence ATGCCTGCCACACAGACCTCGACCACCGGCGCCTGGATACCGGCCTGTCCGATCGACGATCTGATCGTCGGACGCGGGGTGGCCGTGCTGGGCCCCGACGGCGTGCAAGCCGCACTGTTCCGGATTCCGGCCGTCGAGACAGACCGGGAAGCCGCTCCGGGCCGTACCCGTCTGTACGCGATCGGCAACATCGATCCGTTCGGCCGCGCCGCGGTGCTCTCGCGGGGTCTGACCGGCGATCGTGCCGGTGAGCCGACGGTCGCCAGCCCGCTCGGCAAGCAGGTCTTCGCGCTGCGGACCGGGGTGTGTCTGGACGACGAGTCCGTCTCGGTGCCCAGCTTCGGGGTCCGCGTGATCGACCGTGTGGTCGAGGTGTTCTTTCCGGCGTGA
- a CDS encoding uroporphyrinogen-III synthase yields MLPLAGFTIGVTAARRADEFAALLVRRGAQVMHAPTIRILPLLDDTELERVTTELIADPPEIMVATTGIGFRGWVEAADGWGNAEDVLAALGKSRLIARGPKAKGAIRAAGLREEWSPESESSSEVLDRLLAEGVDGVRIAVQLHGATSEWEPLPDFCTVLRAAGAQVVPIPVYRWNMHPDVDSIDKMIMAVVRGDLDALTFTSAPAAAAILTRAKQLGKLQQFIHALRTAVPVMCVGSVTASPLEALQIPTIYPRRFRLGALARLITDELPRRSHVLRVAGHDTAIRGQAVLVDGSVRELSATSLILLKILAGVPGRVVSRQELLGGLPGDSSDTHAVEVAVARLRSALGDPKMIQTVVKRGYRLAVDLEYDGETT; encoded by the coding sequence ATGTTGCCGCTGGCCGGATTCACCATCGGCGTCACCGCGGCCCGCCGGGCCGACGAGTTCGCCGCGCTGCTCGTGCGGCGCGGTGCGCAGGTGATGCACGCCCCGACCATCCGCATTCTGCCGCTGCTCGACGACACCGAACTCGAACGCGTCACCACCGAGCTGATCGCCGATCCGCCCGAGATCATGGTGGCCACCACCGGCATCGGCTTTCGTGGCTGGGTCGAGGCGGCCGACGGTTGGGGTAACGCCGAAGACGTGCTCGCGGCGCTGGGCAAGAGTCGCCTGATCGCCCGTGGCCCCAAGGCGAAAGGCGCCATCCGCGCCGCCGGGCTGCGCGAGGAGTGGTCGCCGGAGAGCGAATCATCGTCGGAGGTGCTCGACCGGCTTCTCGCCGAGGGTGTCGACGGGGTGCGGATCGCCGTGCAGTTGCACGGCGCCACCAGTGAGTGGGAGCCGCTGCCGGATTTCTGCACGGTGCTGCGTGCCGCGGGTGCGCAGGTCGTCCCGATCCCGGTGTATCGCTGGAACATGCATCCGGATGTGGACTCGATCGACAAGATGATCATGGCGGTGGTGCGAGGCGATCTCGATGCCCTCACCTTCACCAGCGCCCCCGCCGCCGCGGCGATCCTCACCCGGGCCAAGCAACTCGGCAAACTGCAGCAGTTCATCCATGCGCTGCGCACCGCGGTGCCGGTGATGTGTGTGGGGTCGGTGACCGCGAGTCCCCTTGAGGCACTCCAGATCCCGACCATTTATCCGCGGCGCTTCCGGCTCGGTGCGCTGGCCCGGCTGATCACCGACGAACTGCCGCGTCGCAGCCACGTTCTGCGGGTGGCCGGACACGACACCGCCATCCGCGGACAAGCCGTGCTGGTCGACGGATCGGTGCGCGAATTGTCGGCCACCAGTCTGATCTTGCTGAAGATCCTGGCCGGGGTCCCGGGGCGGGTCGTGTCGCGCCAGGAACTGCTCGGCGGACTGCCGGGTGACAGTTCCGACACCCACGCGGTGGAGGTGGCGGTGGCCCGGCTGCGCTCGGCGCTGGGTGATCCCAAGATGATCCAGACCGTGGTCAAGCGCGGCTACCGGCTCGCCGTGGATCTCGAATACGACGGGGAGACAACGTAG
- a CDS encoding sirohydrochlorin chelatase encodes MGDSFLPFGDRLRDVSPVLVAHGTRNPHGVNVIAEIADLVGKRIGTVRTAFVDVLGPTPSEVIADADRRAVLVPAFLASGYHVRRDIPEHVAASGGRDTIITRALGPDPAIAAVARLRLIEAGWRPGDAVVLAAAGSSDQSACGQVHLAARQLESLIGGHIEVGFITTASPTVPEAIARARRTGRRVMVASYLLAPGLFHQRLETYGAEAFSAPLGADPRIVDLIVTRMRAAISPYRRTARTLR; translated from the coding sequence ATGGGTGACAGCTTCCTGCCCTTCGGGGACCGGCTGCGCGATGTGAGTCCGGTCCTGGTGGCCCACGGCACGCGAAATCCGCATGGTGTCAATGTGATCGCGGAAATCGCGGATCTGGTCGGCAAGCGGATCGGCACCGTACGAACCGCTTTCGTCGACGTTCTCGGTCCTACCCCGAGTGAGGTGATCGCCGACGCCGATCGTCGCGCCGTGCTTGTTCCCGCCTTCCTGGCGTCGGGTTACCATGTGCGTCGCGACATCCCGGAGCATGTGGCCGCCAGTGGCGGACGCGACACCATCATCACCCGGGCGCTGGGTCCGGACCCGGCCATCGCCGCGGTGGCCCGTCTTCGGCTCATCGAGGCCGGCTGGCGACCGGGTGACGCCGTGGTGCTCGCGGCAGCCGGGTCGTCGGACCAGAGTGCTTGCGGCCAGGTGCATCTCGCGGCCCGTCAGCTCGAGTCGCTGATCGGCGGGCACATCGAGGTCGGCTTCATCACCACCGCGTCGCCGACGGTTCCCGAGGCCATCGCCCGCGCCCGCCGCACCGGCCGACGGGTGATGGTGGCGAGCTATCTCCTGGCGCCGGGACTCTTCCATCAGCGGCTGGAAACCTATGGTGCCGAGGCTTTTTCGGCACCTCTCGGTGCGGACCCGCGCATCGTCGACCTCATCGTCACCCGTATGCGCGCGGCCATCAGTCCCTACCGGCGGACCGCCCGCACCCTCCGTTGA
- a CDS encoding ATP-dependent helicase produces MATTPGGTSGRGSALRTRLVASSAVADEKRDWPPHVERIIAADARPADTEQGAWRPIRIHGGPGSGKTALIVDAAVARLRAPDVEPESVLVLASSRQAAATLREEITRRVLAGSDATDGRRALGGALREPLVRTVHSYAFAILRLQASAHNNPPPRLITGSEQDVVLRELLAGDIEDGAGYWPAHLRPALGTDGFAQALRDLMMRAAERGAGPEELAALGRRHRRPEWVAAARAYAQYEQNMLLRGAVGLEAPGASAPAVDAAELVGSALSAFATDPELLIAQRARIRHLLVDDAQHLDPQAAQLVKLIGTGTTSTLIAADTDQSVFGFRGADPRFADDLAEPGSDRDILLDTNFRSEAQIERVGRVLASRLPGARPHPYPQAPAESPATGAGGVQVRVFGSSAKEATAVADLLRRAHLFDGVPWSRMAVIVRSVSLALPPLRRAFRSAGVPLTTPASGLPLHRQRAVVALMLVLRVVAARTTPAQADDFDIEDAAALLSGPIGAADPGAMRRLRRGVRRSSEKRGDDGAQQDSLTALRSAILDPLLAARYREDLTDAERAPLDRVLDVVAAAEKVHTAGRGLEETLWAGWQATGLERRWAASAVRGGPGGEQADRDLDAVMAMFEAAANFADTLPAAGPAGFVHYLGQLQIPRDSRTATAASDSVTVLSAHAAVGREWDVVAVAGVLDGLWPSLRSRGSVLATGQLVDLLDGVDPDAVDKLARPAAAIADERRLLLVACTRARRRLLVTAVEDGSGEASPSRFIGEIADALAGSTQDADADTPAPEELPLDPGVDRVLSLPSLVATLRSVVTAGVGEMPDERTMAAARLLARLADADVPGAHPRDWYGLAAPSSDAPLWTPDDGAVVLSPSNVDALTRCSLRWLLERNGGRDGDGTPALTGSLVHTLVQAVAGELDPTEVTEALRAIWDRVDTGAGWYSARELERAESMLVNFREWLRISRSDLDEVGVELAVDATIPATPDDPAVRLRGRMDRLERDGAGRPVVVDVKTAKTPISKADAQDHAQLAAYQVALAHGGLTGADDAVVSAEPGGARLVYVSSANRNSGAAERVQAPLSPELLDEWITVVRHAARASVGPVYAATPNPGCGHCALAASCPAQIRGKAVTDD; encoded by the coding sequence ATGGCAACCACACCGGGCGGCACATCGGGCCGGGGGAGCGCGCTGCGCACCCGGCTCGTCGCGTCGTCGGCGGTGGCCGACGAGAAACGCGACTGGCCACCGCACGTCGAGCGGATCATCGCCGCCGACGCCCGGCCCGCGGACACCGAGCAGGGTGCGTGGCGGCCGATTCGCATCCACGGCGGACCCGGCAGCGGAAAGACGGCGCTGATCGTCGACGCGGCCGTCGCGCGACTGCGGGCGCCCGATGTGGAGCCTGAGTCGGTCCTGGTGCTGGCATCCAGCCGCCAGGCAGCGGCAACGTTGCGTGAGGAGATCACCCGGCGCGTGCTGGCCGGATCCGACGCCACCGACGGACGGCGCGCGCTCGGCGGCGCGCTTCGGGAGCCGCTGGTGCGGACGGTGCACTCGTATGCGTTCGCGATCCTGCGGTTGCAGGCCTCGGCGCACAACAATCCGCCGCCGCGCCTGATCACCGGTTCCGAGCAGGACGTCGTGCTGCGTGAACTGCTGGCCGGCGACATCGAGGACGGGGCCGGGTACTGGCCGGCGCACCTGCGTCCGGCGCTGGGCACCGACGGCTTCGCCCAGGCGTTGCGCGATCTCATGATGCGTGCGGCCGAACGCGGGGCCGGGCCCGAGGAACTCGCCGCCCTCGGCCGCCGGCATCGTCGCCCGGAATGGGTCGCCGCGGCACGCGCCTACGCCCAGTACGAGCAGAACATGCTGCTGCGTGGCGCCGTCGGCCTCGAGGCCCCCGGCGCGTCGGCGCCCGCGGTGGACGCCGCCGAACTCGTCGGATCGGCGTTGTCGGCGTTCGCGACCGACCCGGAACTGCTGATCGCGCAGCGGGCACGGATCCGGCATCTGCTCGTCGACGACGCCCAGCACCTCGACCCGCAGGCCGCGCAACTGGTGAAGCTGATCGGGACCGGGACCACATCGACCCTCATCGCGGCCGACACCGACCAGTCCGTCTTCGGGTTCCGGGGCGCCGACCCGCGCTTCGCCGACGATCTCGCCGAACCGGGATCAGACCGGGACATACTGCTGGACACCAACTTCCGCAGCGAAGCACAAATCGAACGAGTCGGCCGGGTGCTTGCCTCCCGGCTGCCCGGGGCACGTCCGCATCCCTATCCACAGGCACCGGCGGAGTCGCCGGCCACCGGCGCGGGCGGTGTTCAGGTGCGGGTTTTCGGCTCGTCGGCCAAGGAGGCCACCGCCGTGGCCGACCTGCTTCGACGGGCCCACCTCTTCGACGGTGTCCCGTGGTCGCGGATGGCGGTGATCGTCCGGTCGGTGTCGCTGGCGCTGCCCCCGCTGCGCCGGGCGTTCCGCTCGGCAGGGGTACCGCTGACCACGCCGGCCAGCGGGTTGCCGCTGCATCGACAGCGCGCGGTGGTGGCGTTGATGCTCGTGCTGCGCGTCGTCGCCGCCCGCACCACACCCGCGCAGGCCGACGACTTCGACATCGAGGACGCCGCCGCGTTGCTGTCCGGACCGATCGGTGCCGCCGACCCGGGCGCGATGCGCCGGTTGCGCCGCGGTGTCCGCCGCAGCAGTGAGAAACGCGGTGATGATGGCGCGCAACAGGATTCGCTCACCGCGTTGCGGTCGGCGATCCTCGACCCGCTTCTCGCCGCACGCTACCGCGAGGATCTCACCGACGCCGAGCGCGCGCCTCTGGACCGCGTGCTCGACGTGGTGGCCGCCGCCGAAAAAGTCCACACCGCCGGTCGGGGACTCGAGGAAACACTGTGGGCGGGCTGGCAGGCAACCGGGCTGGAACGTCGCTGGGCGGCCTCAGCCGTGCGAGGCGGGCCGGGCGGTGAGCAGGCCGACCGCGATCTGGACGCGGTGATGGCGATGTTCGAGGCCGCCGCGAACTTTGCCGACACGCTGCCGGCGGCCGGTCCGGCCGGATTTGTGCACTATCTGGGTCAGCTGCAGATCCCGCGGGACAGCCGGACAGCCACTGCCGCAAGCGATTCGGTGACTGTTCTGTCAGCACATGCCGCGGTGGGCCGGGAATGGGACGTGGTGGCCGTGGCCGGCGTGCTGGACGGCCTGTGGCCCTCGTTGCGCAGCCGCGGAAGTGTGCTCGCCACCGGGCAGCTCGTCGACCTGCTCGACGGTGTGGACCCGGACGCCGTCGACAAACTCGCGCGCCCGGCCGCGGCGATCGCCGACGAGCGGCGTCTGCTGCTGGTGGCGTGCACCCGCGCCCGCCGGCGCCTGCTCGTCACCGCCGTCGAGGACGGCAGCGGTGAGGCATCACCCTCCCGGTTCATCGGCGAGATCGCCGACGCGCTGGCCGGTTCCACCCAGGACGCCGACGCCGACACCCCGGCGCCCGAGGAACTGCCACTCGATCCCGGCGTCGACCGTGTCCTGTCTCTGCCGTCGCTGGTGGCCACACTGCGCTCGGTGGTCACGGCCGGTGTCGGGGAGATGCCCGATGAACGGACGATGGCGGCTGCGCGGCTCCTGGCGCGTCTGGCCGACGCCGACGTCCCGGGCGCGCATCCCCGGGACTGGTACGGGCTGGCCGCACCGAGTTCCGACGCTCCGCTGTGGACCCCCGACGACGGTGCGGTGGTGCTCTCACCGTCGAATGTCGATGCGCTGACCCGCTGTTCGCTGCGCTGGCTGCTGGAACGCAACGGCGGCCGCGACGGCGACGGCACCCCGGCGTTGACCGGCAGCCTGGTGCACACCCTGGTGCAGGCCGTGGCGGGCGAACTCGATCCCACCGAGGTCACCGAGGCGCTCCGGGCCATCTGGGATCGCGTGGACACCGGGGCGGGCTGGTACTCGGCTCGCGAGCTCGAACGCGCCGAGAGTATGCTCGTCAATTTCCGTGAGTGGCTGCGGATCTCGCGTTCCGACCTCGATGAGGTGGGGGTGGAGCTGGCCGTCGACGCCACCATCCCGGCGACCCCCGACGACCCGGCGGTCCGTCTGCGTGGCCGGATGGACCGGCTCGAACGTGACGGTGCCGGCCGCCCGGTGGTGGTCGACGTCAAGACCGCCAAAACCCCGATCTCCAAGGCCGACGCGCAGGATCACGCCCAGCTGGCCGCCTACCAGGTTGCGCTGGCCCACGGTGGTCTGACGGGCGCCGACGACGCCGTGGTGTCCGCCGAGCCGGGTGGGGCGCGTCTGGTGTACGTCTCCTCGGCGAACCGGAATTCCGGTGCCGCCGAACGAGTTCAGGCGCCACTGTCACCCGAGTTGCTCGATGAGTGGATCACCGTGGTGCGCCACGCCGCGCGGGCCAGCGTCGGACCCGTGTACGCGGCCACCCCCAACCCGGGGTGCGGGCACTGCGCGTTGGCGGCGAGTTGCCCGGCGCAGATCCGGGGCAAGGCGGTCACCGATGATTAG
- a CDS encoding alpha/beta fold hydrolase → MPSLNTYVFGPDEPGARDAPTPTILAIHGLTGHGRRWASLSAEHLSDVRIIAPDLLGHGRSPWRPPWSIEHHVRALSQVIDTHIPEPAQPIVVVGHSFGGAIALHLANFRPEAIKGLVLLDPAQGLDPEFALEVATESLDHWDYPDADTARNAKRSEGWAAVPEAILEAEIAEHLIGRPHGRVGWRVSAPAAAASWSELTRPALLPPPGVPTHVVVADRVDPPFVRPAFLEACASDRADTVTVHHADCEHMLPFLEPELCASLIRSLL, encoded by the coding sequence GTGCCCTCCCTGAACACCTACGTCTTCGGCCCCGACGAACCCGGCGCCCGCGACGCGCCCACCCCGACGATCCTCGCCATTCACGGGCTCACCGGTCACGGTCGCCGGTGGGCGTCGCTGAGTGCCGAGCACCTGTCCGACGTGCGCATCATCGCCCCGGATCTGCTCGGTCACGGACGCTCACCCTGGCGGCCGCCGTGGAGCATCGAACACCACGTGCGGGCGCTGTCGCAGGTCATCGACACCCACATCCCCGAACCCGCGCAGCCGATCGTGGTGGTCGGTCATTCCTTCGGCGGTGCGATCGCCCTGCACCTGGCCAACTTCCGGCCCGAGGCGATCAAGGGGCTGGTGCTGCTCGATCCCGCGCAGGGCCTCGATCCGGAGTTCGCGCTCGAGGTCGCCACCGAGAGTCTGGACCATTGGGATTACCCCGACGCGGACACCGCGCGCAACGCCAAACGATCCGAGGGCTGGGCCGCGGTACCCGAGGCGATCCTCGAGGCCGAGATCGCCGAGCACCTCATCGGTCGCCCCCATGGTCGCGTCGGCTGGCGCGTCAGCGCACCCGCGGCGGCCGCGTCGTGGAGCGAGCTGACCCGGCCGGCGCTGCTGCCGCCACCCGGTGTGCCCACCCACGTCGTCGTCGCCGACCGCGTCGACCCGCCCTTCGTGCGGCCCGCCTTCCTCGAGGCCTGCGCCTCCGACCGCGCCGACACCGTCACCGTTCATCACGCCGACTGCGAACACATGCTGCCGTTCCTGGAGCCGGAACTGTGCGCGTCGTTGATCCGCTCGCTGTTGTGA
- a CDS encoding MGMT family protein: protein MPAVSDDDVESVRSLVAAIPLGQVSTYGDLAAAAGLSSPRIVGWIMRTDTADLPWHRVVPASGRPAPHLARRQLDRLRTEGVPITDDRIRLRECRWDIPLPR from the coding sequence ATGCCGGCGGTGAGTGACGACGATGTCGAGAGCGTGCGCTCACTCGTCGCGGCCATTCCCCTCGGCCAGGTGAGCACGTATGGCGATCTCGCTGCGGCAGCGGGACTCTCGTCGCCGCGCATCGTCGGGTGGATCATGCGAACCGACACCGCCGACCTGCCCTGGCACCGGGTGGTACCGGCATCCGGACGGCCGGCACCGCATCTGGCCCGGCGTCAGCTCGACCGGCTCCGCACCGAGGGCGTCCCGATCACCGACGACCGGATCCGCCTGCGTGAGTGCCGTTGGGACATCCCGCTCCCCCGTTGA
- a CDS encoding ATP-dependent helicase: MISATSLAAALGLPTPTAEQAAVIEGPIEPMLVVAGAGAGKTETMAARVVWLVANQLIGPDEILGLTFTRKAASELGARIRRRLSMLSGSPALRSWDPEGTLAARLRGADPEVSTYHAYAGRLISDYGLLLPVEPNSTLLSETELWQLAFSLVANWPDELHTTKVPASVTEAVLKLYGEMAEHLVDIDDLARAGSDLYEMIPTLPKGPKQRGGPNQALLKIRDVIDERRELIPMVTALAEAMREQSALDFGSQMSLAARLVVGNPEVVAAERKAFRAVLLDEYQDTGHSQRVLLSTLFGGTSRDAPVAVTAVGDPIQSIYGWRGASAANLPRFAGDFPAADGSPADRRELLTSWRNAEVVLRLANHVSAELRRRGIPVSVLRARPDAPSGSAHIALTETVVDEREWIADAIETRWRAAENDGQAPPTTAILVRRNEDSAPLAAELERRGIPAEVVGIGGLLHVPEVTDVVSTLRLMADPMAGTAAMRLLTGARWRLGAADLAALWRRAAELAAEEIAAAGGAVTSREQLDAALDAVLPTEVVDRAGIADAVVDPGDPSRYSPDGYARIRAFGAQLESLRRRIGQPLPELVADVENTIGVGVEAQIRARRMRGAITGREHLDAFAEYVTRYADRRGADLPGLLAFLETAETIEKGLEPGRIEVAEQRVQILTVHAAKGLEWDVVAIPHLCHNIFPGGKAETTWLGSARELPGELRGDLAIAAEQGSAHPEGYPVLDLHAVTDRKELEDTIATYKEAIADRRLEEDRRLLYVALTRARHDLLISAHHWSESGDKPRGGSEFFTELLTAISDAVDDPTVESGGLVVDVLAPEPDDGAPNPLAERVLAAPWPADPLAGRRDGVRAAADLVLAEIAARDAPALFDTDGAPESDGDPDLSDEIAAWEAEVSALLVEREASNQALVEVELPTHLSVSQLVELDADEAEFARRLRRPTPFRPNPTARRGTAFHAWVERWFGATRLLDIDELPGAADATATPDADLDALRDAFLASPWANRSPSEVEVPFETVIAGIVVRGRIDAVFADPDGGWTVIDWKTGVVPEPARRESLFIQLAAYRIAWAQLAGVPVDRVRAAFHYVRSGHTLAADELPDESVLAAKLARAPQ, translated from the coding sequence ATGATTAGCGCGACATCGCTCGCCGCGGCGCTGGGCCTGCCCACCCCCACCGCGGAACAGGCCGCCGTCATCGAGGGGCCGATCGAACCGATGCTGGTGGTGGCCGGGGCGGGTGCGGGCAAGACCGAGACGATGGCCGCGCGCGTGGTGTGGCTGGTGGCCAATCAGCTCATCGGGCCCGACGAGATCCTCGGCCTCACCTTCACCCGCAAGGCGGCCAGCGAACTGGGCGCCCGCATCCGGCGCCGGCTCTCGATGCTCTCCGGATCGCCGGCGCTACGGTCCTGGGACCCGGAGGGCACACTGGCAGCGCGACTTCGGGGTGCCGACCCGGAGGTCAGCACCTATCACGCCTACGCCGGCCGGCTGATCTCCGACTACGGTTTGCTGCTTCCGGTCGAGCCCAATTCGACGTTGCTCAGCGAGACCGAGCTCTGGCAGCTGGCGTTCTCCCTGGTCGCCAACTGGCCCGACGAACTGCACACCACCAAGGTGCCCGCCAGTGTCACCGAGGCGGTGCTGAAGCTGTACGGCGAGATGGCCGAGCATCTCGTGGACATCGACGACCTGGCCCGCGCCGGCAGCGACCTCTACGAGATGATCCCCACCCTCCCGAAGGGACCCAAGCAGCGTGGCGGACCCAATCAGGCGTTGTTGAAGATCCGTGACGTCATCGACGAACGCCGGGAACTCATCCCGATGGTGACCGCACTCGCCGAGGCGATGCGCGAACAGTCGGCACTGGACTTCGGCAGTCAGATGTCACTGGCCGCCCGGTTGGTGGTGGGCAACCCGGAAGTTGTTGCTGCCGAACGCAAGGCGTTCCGCGCCGTCCTGCTCGACGAATATCAGGACACCGGACACTCCCAGCGGGTGCTGCTGTCGACGCTGTTCGGCGGTACGTCGCGCGACGCACCGGTCGCGGTGACGGCGGTGGGGGATCCCATCCAGTCGATCTACGGCTGGCGCGGGGCGTCGGCGGCCAACCTGCCGCGGTTCGCCGGTGACTTCCCAGCCGCCGACGGCTCGCCCGCGGACCGGCGTGAACTGCTCACCAGCTGGCGTAATGCGGAGGTGGTGTTGCGACTGGCCAACCATGTGTCGGCCGAGTTGCGTCGGCGCGGTATCCCGGTCAGTGTGCTGCGCGCGCGGCCGGATGCGCCGAGCGGCTCCGCGCACATCGCGCTCACCGAGACGGTGGTAGACGAGCGGGAATGGATCGCTGACGCCATCGAAACCCGTTGGCGCGCAGCCGAGAATGATGGTCAGGCGCCACCGACCACGGCAATCCTGGTGCGCCGCAACGAGGATTCGGCTCCGTTGGCCGCCGAGCTGGAACGGCGCGGCATCCCCGCCGAGGTGGTCGGCATCGGTGGTCTCCTGCACGTCCCGGAGGTCACCGATGTGGTCTCGACGCTGCGTCTGATGGCCGACCCGATGGCCGGCACCGCCGCCATGCGGCTGCTCACCGGTGCCCGATGGCGGCTCGGTGCAGCCGATCTCGCGGCGCTGTGGCGACGCGCCGCCGAACTCGCCGCCGAGGAGATCGCCGCGGCCGGGGGCGCGGTGACCAGCCGTGAGCAGCTCGACGCCGCGCTCGACGCGGTGCTGCCCACCGAGGTCGTGGACCGGGCGGGTATCGCCGACGCCGTGGTCGACCCGGGCGATCCGTCCCGTTACAGTCCCGACGGGTACGCGCGGATCCGCGCCTTCGGCGCCCAGCTGGAGTCGCTGCGGCGGCGGATCGGTCAGCCGCTACCCGAACTGGTCGCCGACGTGGAGAACACGATCGGCGTCGGTGTGGAGGCCCAGATCCGCGCGCGGCGCATGCGCGGGGCCATCACCGGCCGCGAACACCTCGACGCCTTCGCCGAGTACGTCACCCGCTACGCCGACCGTCGCGGCGCTGATCTGCCCGGACTGCTGGCCTTCCTTGAGACCGCGGAGACCATCGAGAAGGGCCTCGAGCCCGGTCGCATCGAGGTCGCCGAGCAACGGGTGCAGATCCTGACGGTGCATGCCGCCAAAGGTCTCGAGTGGGATGTCGTAGCCATTCCGCATTTGTGCCACAACATCTTTCCCGGTGGTAAGGCCGAGACCACGTGGCTCGGCAGCGCGCGGGAACTGCCCGGTGAACTACGCGGTGACCTGGCGATCGCAGCGGAGCAGGGCAGTGCCCACCCGGAGGGATATCCGGTGCTCGACCTGCACGCCGTGACCGACCGCAAGGAACTCGAGGACACCATCGCGACCTACAAGGAGGCGATCGCCGATCGTCGCCTCGAGGAGGACCGCCGGCTGCTCTACGTCGCGCTCACGCGGGCCCGTCACGACCTGCTGATCTCGGCGCACCACTGGTCGGAGTCGGGCGACAAACCGCGCGGCGGATCGGAATTCTTCACCGAACTGCTGACCGCGATCAGCGACGCGGTCGACGACCCCACCGTCGAGTCCGGCGGTCTCGTCGTCGACGTGCTGGCCCCCGAGCCCGACGACGGCGCGCCCAACCCGCTGGCCGAACGCGTCCTCGCCGCGCCGTGGCCTGCGGACCCGCTGGCCGGTCGTCGGGACGGGGTCCGGGCCGCCGCGGATCTGGTCCTCGCGGAGATCGCCGCGCGCGACGCCCCGGCCCTCTTCGACACCGACGGCGCGCCGGAGAGCGATGGCGACCCAGACCTGTCCGACGAGATCGCCGCGTGGGAGGCCGAGGTGAGCGCCCTGCTCGTCGAGCGAGAGGCGAGCAATCAGGCGCTCGTGGAGGTGGAGTTGCCGACGCATCTGTCGGTGAGTCAGCTCGTCGAACTCGACGCCGACGAAGCCGAGTTCGCGCGGCGGTTGCGGCGTCCCACACCTTTTCGGCCCAACCCGACGGCGCGCCGCGGTACGGCCTTCCACGCCTGGGTGGAGCGCTGGTTCGGCGCGACGCGGCTCCTCGACATCGATGAATTGCCGGGCGCCGCGGACGCGACCGCCACCCCCGACGCCGATCTCGACGCGCTGCGCGATGCATTCCTGGCGTCGCCGTGGGCCAACCGCAGTCCGAGCGAGGTGGAGGTGCCGTTCGAGACGGTGATCGCCGGGATCGTGGTGCGCGGGCGCATCGACGCCGTGTTCGCCGACCCCGACGGCGGGTGGACGGTGATCGACTGGAAGACCGGCGTGGTGCCCGAACCCGCCCGGCGCGAATCCCTGTTCATCCAGCTGGCCGCCTACCGCATCGCCTGGGCACAGCTCGCGGGCGTGCCGGTCGACCGGGTGCGTGCGGCGTTTCACTACGTGCGATCCGGACACACCCTGGCCGCGGACGAACTGCCCGACGAGTCGGTACTCGCCGCAAAGCTCGCCCGCGCACCGCAATGA